In a single window of the Antedon mediterranea chromosome 1, ecAntMedi1.1, whole genome shotgun sequence genome:
- the LOC140054299 gene encoding echinoidin-like, whose amino-acid sequence MEVIFVMFVLIAAASAESCQPCPTFWVSYEGNCYRIFADRLTWSEAEIKCKNYTARSAIGHLVSIRSQEENEFVSVLWNSATDGLVTRGSLATYWIGLTNTESNGWLWSDNNEEANYTNWDVNQPDNYGGFQNCATVWNRDGLQTKWDDTSCYDQQGYVCKISFQQYD is encoded by the exons atggAGGTGATTTTTGTTATGTTCGTGCTCATCGCAGCAGCTTCTGCAGAGTCGTGTCAACCATGTCCTACATTTTGGGTATCTTACGAAGGCAATTGCTACCGAATCTTTGCTGACAGATTAACTTGGTCAGAAGCCGAAATCAAATGCAAAAACTACACAGCCAG gAGTGCAATTGGACATCTCGTGTCCATCCGAAGTCAGGAAGAAAACGAGTTTGTTTCGGTACTTTGGAATTCGGCTACTGACGGATTGGTAACCCGTGGGTCATTGGCAACCTACTGGATTGGATTGACCAATACAGAAAGTAATGGATGGTTGTGGAGCGACAACAATGAAGAGGCCAACTATACAAACTGGGATGTAAATCAACCCGACAATTACGGTGGTTTCCAAAACTGCGCAACAGTGTGGAATCGAGATGGTTTACAGACAAAATGGGACGATACATCTTGTTACGATCAACAAGGTTATGTTTGCAAAATCTCATTTCAGCagtatgattaa